The genomic segment gtgtccaaacttttggcctgtactgtagaccGATCCCTGATgacattattttataaatcttttattgagtccgtttttactttttcatgtaTTTGCTGGTATGCTTCTCTTAGTTTAAAACAGAAGAACACATTAGCAATGGTAAATAAAGTTAGCAGCAAAATTATCAGGATTCAACAGGTAAAACTAAATGAACTGTACATTAAACATGTACTGAAAAAGGCAGAATCCATCATGTCTTGTAGTTCTCACCCCCTGCATGCAGAATTTAAGATGTTGCCTTCTGGTTCCTGTCTTAATCAGCCATGCATCAAAACAAATAGATATACATTTCCCTTTGTACCCTTTGCTATCTCTTTGATAAATTCTGAAAAAAGAGATAACATCTGCACTGAATTGaaatttgaatttaaatgttACTGGTATTAATATATCAATTTGTTGGATGTGTATTGTAAATTTtaatgatgttgaatgtttttgttgtcaTGTATTGTTTGGGTACTACTTTGCTACTGCAGCAAAATGAATTGCCCCTTGGGGACAAATAAAGGTCTTGAACTTGAAaagttgattattttcttaagCCACTGTACGTCAGATGTGCTGTGCAAAGCATGCTAATGCAAAGGACCTTTCTATTAGATGCAAATAAAATCGGTTCAAATTGGTAATAATTAAGCCACTTGGAGTAGGTGGCTCAGTGTTGAGCTAACCGAGGATCAGCCATAAACTGTATTGTACAGCGATGAACAACTTCACAGCTTCCTCAAGTTTAACCCAACTTAATTTATACATGTGTTGGGGACAAGCACTTGAGGTGAAACCAAATAGGCTTTCTCCAACAGACTTTGCATCTGTATTATACAAAGTGGTGTTGACAGGATGAattcattcaattgtatttatagtatcaaatcattaCAAGAGATatttcaagacactttacagataatttacaaagacccaaacatttcccacgagcaagcatttCGGTGCATCAGTGGTGAGGACAAAACGTCCTGTTAGCCAGAAACGTTGGACAGTCCCAGGCTCTTTGTGGGTGCCACCAAGCCCAGTTTGTTTTGTGTCTAGTTCTGATCATTCGGTGTCTAACATTATGATAATAAAACTTCAGTAACATTGTTATGATGGTATCAGTGAGTAGTGTGAGATTAAAAAGGCAGTGCTGTGCACATGCTTGAATATAAATTGGAAGTTACTCATCAGCTGGTTTCAAGCAGCTGATGGTGAATCAATGCAAGCATTACTTCAATGCTCTGCCCAAAATAACACAGAAACATTActgactgtataaaatatgtttGGTTGACCATAATGATATTTTAGATGGCtacattttatgttatttaaaaGGTAAGATATTTGAGTAGATGGTTATTCTCAGGAAGCCAATTATTTAGTAAAAGAGTATGTGTGTACTGATTCTGAATCTGTAGACAAACATCATTATactttatattttctatttttgttttcaacACAGACGGGATTGTTCCAGTACCAAAGCCACCACGACACATCTCATATTATCAACAAAAGCTTCAGCCAAACCTCCAGAATGAGTTTTTGTGTGCACAAGAGGGGTGGGCACAGAATAAAGATGGGCGACCTCTGGATGATATCTACACAGATCTGTACATCAAAGCTACTGGTGACGtacacatcaacacacagcaTGAGGTCAGGCAGATTGAGACAGTGAAGCCaacagatacagagacaacaATTACACCTTGTGACATGTTCAAACACCCTTCTGTAAAAAAGAGACCCATAAGAACAGTACTGACCAATGGAATCGCAGGAATTGGAAAAACATTTCTTGTGCACAAGTTTGTGTTGGACTGGGCTGAAGGAAGAGCCAATCAAGATGTGCATCTCGTTTTCCCCTTCACCTTCCGCCAGCTGAATTTAAAGAAGGGGGAAAAGTGGTGTTTGGCAGAGCTCATTCATGAATGTATCTGGGAGACCAGAGACATCAAGGAAGAAGCTCTTAATCACATTTTTACAGCTCTGCAGTCATCAGGAAACACCAACTTTGACAAGAGTGAATTCAaacttctgtttgttttggatGGACTGGATGAGAGCCGCCTTGATCTGGACTGTTCCACCAATAAAAACCAGACAGTTAAAATTGATGTGACAGCACCGACCTCAGTCGATGagctgctgacaaacctcatcaaGAAGAAACTTCTTCCCTCTGCTCGCatctggataaccacacgacctgcagcagccaatcagatccattCTGATTTTGTAGACATCATGACGgaggtcagagggttcactgacccacagaaggaggagtactttaGAAAGAGATTCACAGATCAGGAGCGGGCCAGCAGAAtcctctcccacatcaagacatcacgaagcctccacatcatgtgccacatcccagtcttctgctggatcactgctacagttctagAGGAATTGATCAAaaccagagagggaggagagctgcccaagaccctgactgagatgtacgCAGAATTCCTGGTGTTTCAGATTCATCGGACAAAAGAGAAGTATGACCCAGAAGAGTACATTCAGTACATTGAGTCATTAGCAAAACTGGCTTACCATCAGCTGGAAAAgggcaacctgatcttctacGAGAAGGATCTAGAAAAGAGTGGCATTGACGTCAGTGGAGCCTCGGTGTGCTCGGGAGTGTTCACAGAGATCTTCAAAGAGCAACGTGGGAGGAAAGATGATAAAAACAAGATGTTTAGCTTcatccatctgagtgttcaagagtttctggctgctcttcatgtaGAGAGCGAAGTCATTAACAGAAACAAGAATGTGATGTTCGGGCAAAGTATCTTCAAAAAAGTGTGGGAAGTTTTCAGCAGAACATCAACGACAGAGGTCCACAGGTTTGCTATTGACAAGGCGTTACAGAGTCCAATCGGccacctggacttgttccttcgcttcctcctgggtctttctCTGCAGTCCAATCAGGATCTTCTCAAAGACCTGCTGGCTCAGACAGGAAGTAGCTCACAGACCAATCAGGAAACAGTCAActacatcaagaagaagatcagTGAGAATATGTCTCCAGagaaaagcatcaatctgtttcactgtctgaatgaactgaatgagcattctctagtggaggagatccaacagtacctgagttcaggaagtctctccacagataaactgtctcctgctcagtggtcagctctgggcttcatcttactgtcatcaggAAACAATCTGgacgtgtttgacctgaagaaatactctgcttcagatgaggctcttctgaggctgctgccagtggtcaaagcctccaaaAAAGCTCTGTAAGTGCATCGATTACTGAAGATACTAACTATATCAGATGTGTAGGGTTATTCTCAACTAATTAATCTTTTAGTCAACTGATTGTCAAGATTTAGTCAACaaattgattagttgatcaaTTCCTGCAAATTGTTTCTTCAGTTTCATTGTACCTCCACAGATTAAAGCAGCCAAATGACGAAAAAATCATCTGCCACTTTATAGTTCATTTGAGGTTGAAATTAATTAGTGTGAATGATTGTGATCCAACAGATGTGACTACATTTTTTGAAATTTCCTTTAATAGTCTGCACAACCGTAGAAATATGATGTGTTGTAGATGTGTACAGAAAGTCATTTCAAATACAGATCAGAAGTGAAGTTGCTTTCTGCTTTCTACTgcactgaagagtccacactgtaaactggagactctcaggtaaGGAATAATAAAGCTTTGAAGGGTGATCcattgtattacattttatttagctgatgcttttatccaaagtgaatTACAGTGACGTTCAAGTGCAGTCAACCATGTAGATAAAACTAAGAAAAGCAAGAATCACATAGaagtacattagcttcaaataagcTAAAATACAACATGTGCGTGCAATTTCTTTTATAAAACCACCATCTTCTTAGGTGCAgttggaagagatgtgtttttagcctgcaTTGGAGGATGTGTAGACTTTTGGCTGTCATGATGTCGAGGAGCttgttccaccatttaggaggcAGGACAGCAAAAAGTCTGGATTACGTTGAGTCACTATAGGTGTCCCTCACGGTGAAGGAGCAGCAAACATATTGGCCAATGGCAAGAGCCTGGACCAGAAACTGAGTCAGAAAAGGCTGTATCCTTCTGAGGTTGTATCTACATGATCGTGTtgttgcagcaatgttggcagTGAGGGAGAGTTGGCCGTTgagtgtcacacccaggttcCTAGCAGTCCTGGTagggactaccacagagttgtcgaTCTGGGTGGaagagcccttccctggaaggaaaagcaGCTCAGTCTTGTGAAGGCTGAGTTTCAAGTGGTGTGTGGACATTCAATGAGAtatgtcagtcagacaggcagAGATACTTGCTGGTACTTGTGTTTCAGACTGGGGAAAAGAGAGAATTAATCAGGTGTCATCTGCGTAGTTGTTGTAGAAAAAAATCCATGTgagtgaaaaacaaaaccaagagggagttggtgtacagagagaagaggagggggccCAGGACAGAACCGTGAAGGATGCCATTGTGAGTGGAGGGTTATGGTACAGATTCTCTCAAAGTTACCCGGTAGGTGCAGTCTTTAAGGTAAGATGTGAGCAGAATGTGCCGAAACTGAGACACAGATCCTGAAGGGTGAAAATTAGGTTCTGCTGGTTCACTGTTTCAAATGCAGCAGAATGGTCCAGAAGGATGAtcacagaggggagagaggctGCTCTAGCAGTTTCAAGCTGCGCAGAGACAGAAATGAGGGCAGTTTTAGTTGAGTGGCCTGCCTTGAAACAAAACTTGTTGGGATCAAGAAGGTTGCTCTGGTGGAGATAGGAAGAGAGTTGGTTGAAGATAGCACATTTGAGTGTTTTGAAGAAAACAAGAAGAGAGACAGGTCTGTTGTTGTTAACTTCAGGCAGGGTGAGTGTGGATGTTTTTGGAGATGGGTCACTGTCGCTTCTTTGAGAGAGTCCAGGAAACAGCCGGTTGACTAGGTGGTGATAATAAGATGAGTGAGAAAAAGGGTGACTCAAGTCTTTCACAAGGtgttgtcattctttttttcttggtaGCTACCTTAATATAAGTGTAAGTCACATCAAATACAGATaaatatgttttcatttatgTTCTGTTCATATATGTAGGTTGAGTGGCTGTggtctgtcagagagaagctataaagctctgtcctcagttctcagctcagAGTCCTCccgtctgagagagctggacctgagtaacaatgaTCTCACGGATAAAGGAGGGAAGCTGCTTTCTGCTGGACTCGAGCTtccacactgtaaactggagactctcaggtcaggaatAATAAACCTGTAAAGGGTGAACCAGTTCTGTGAcacagtgttttcatttttcttcagtTAACCACTTTACTTTATGATAATAGTAATGCCTACCtaaacataaatgtaattaatatcAAATacagatagttttttttttttacatgtgttctgtacatattttttaggctgagtggctgtaacctgtcagagagcaGCTGTGAGGCTCtttcctcagttctcagctccaaGTCCtttagtctgagagagctggacctgagtaacaacgacCTAAAGGATGTAGGAGAAAAACTGCTTTCTACTGGagtgaagagtccacactgtacactggagactctcaggtcaggaatAATAAACCTGTAAAGGGGGAACTAGATCTTTCACACTgttttcatgtttctttagacAGTTAAccactttattttattaaagtAGCTGCTATCTAAATATAAGTGTGAGTAATATCAAATACAGATAGAAATGTTTTTTACATATGTTCTGTACAACATATTTAGGCTGAGTGgctgtaatctgtcagagagaagctgtgaagctctttcctcagttctcagctccaaatcctctagtctgagagagctggacctgagtaacaatgaCCTAAAGGATTCAGGAGGGCAGCTGCTTTCTACTGGAGTGAAGAGTCCACACTATACACTGGAGATTCTCAGGTCAGGAATAATAAACCTGTAAAGGGGGAACTAGATCTTTCACACTgttttcatgtttctttagacTGTTAACCACTTTATTTTATGAAAGTAGCTGCTATCTACATATAAGTGTAAGTAATATCAAATACAGATAGAAATGTTTTTATAGTTGTTCTGTACATATTTTTAGACTGAatggctgtaacctgtcagagagaagctgtgaagatctgtcctcagttcttAGCTTagagtcctctagtctgagagagctggacctgagtaacaacaatcTGAAGGATTCAGGAGGAAAGCTGCTCTCTGCTGGACTAAAGAATCAATGCTGtaaactggagactctcaggtcagaaTTTAGTTTCTGTTAAAGAAATAACCATTTAAATGTTGCTTGATATACAAGTtaatatacactactggtcaaaagttttagaacaccccaattgtttttgttttttattgaaactttagcagttcaaatccaatgaatagcttgaaatggtacaaaggtaagtggtgaactgcctgaggttaagaaaaagtaaggttacccaaaaataatgtacatttcagtattttacaaaaaggcctttttcagggaacatgAAATAGGTAAaaaacgtaaagctgttctgcagcaatggagcttgatcaagctttgaaagttggttctaccaattcccacaggtgttccaacttgtctggattacttacaaccccctctgtttgtataaaagtattgttggaacacactgatACTGTACCcttgtgagcattatttgaacagtattgtactgcagaacgtagtgtgttgccataaaaatggcgggaaaaaggcaattaacaatggaagagagacagaccatcataacacttaagaatgtttcctacagagaaattgcgaagaaagtcaaggtgtcagtgagtacagtattctttaccatcaaaaggcacttagaaactggaggaaactctgacaggaagaggtctggcagacccaaagccacaacagaatcataAGACAAGTTTCTAAGAGTCAACAACTTGCGTGATAGGCgcctcacaggacaacagcttcaagcacaacttaatagtggtcgtaaataagcaagtctcagtttcaactgtaaagagaagacttggagctgcaggtttgataggtcgagttgcagcaagaaagccattgctaagacgtcagaataagaaaaagagtctgcctgggccaagaaataTAGTCAATgtactactgaagactggaagaaggtgctatggactgatgattCTATATTttaaatcttcggttcatcacgcaggatttttgtacgccgtcgagtaggcgaaaggatggttcctcagtgtgtgacatcaactgtcaaacatggaggaggaaggatgatggtctggggctgttttgctggatccagggtcggtgatttgtacagagtgaaaggcaccctgaaccaaaatggctaccacaggattttgcagcgccatgcagtaccctctggtatgcgcctaggtggtcaggggttcatcctacagcaagataatgacccaaaacataagtccaagctactgtatgccagaactaccttaggaaagaacaagatggtaagcttaaaaacatggagtggcaagcacagtcaccagacttaaaccccattgagctggtttgggatgaactggacagaaaagtgaaagcaaagcaacctacaagtgcgacacatttatgggaacttctgcaacaaaGTTGGGAAGACGTTTCTGAAGAATAGTTGAtgtccattgtagaaagaatgccacaggtgtgttcagctgttatatctgccaaagggggctactttgatgagacaaaaattgagaatacattttggtttataaattgattccatggtttcttttttaacttaaattgttcatttgttctattctttcatttcagagtacaataagacattgaattGCAtggatttcaataaaaacctagaaaaattggggtgttctaaaacttttgaccggtagtgtatgttaaaaaaaaagatacccaACATCTTTCAGCCAATTTTTGTGTTTTCACGACCCACAACTTCCATGTTTTGATTCAGTCTCACGACTCTGATCAGCACCTTCTCCATAATTCCACaatttagcatttagctaaaaTTAGGAAATTTACACATGAAAGAAAGACATGATAAAAAtgaattcattattattattgtaaattCAAGTcattttctgtgtctgtttgtgtgtgtgtgtgtgtgtgtgtgtgtgtgtgtgtgtgtgtgtgtttgtgtgtccagtTTGTCAGGCTGcctgagctacaatcatccaggagactcGGGAGTGAAGCTGCTTTCAGCTAGACGGGAGGATCCACATTGGAGACTGGACACTCTAAGGTATGAACAGACAGCAGAGCTCACTCTTGTTTCACAGTATACACCAGCAGCCCTGGTCATAACAGTGAAGACAGTAACTGATGTGCTGAGAATCTCATCCCCGCTGAGACTCAACTCtggagcactttgagg from the Perca flavescens isolate YP-PL-M2 chromosome 2, PFLA_1.0, whole genome shotgun sequence genome contains:
- the LOC114570142 gene encoding NACHT, LRR and PYD domains-containing protein 12-like; this translates as MTAVDLFNTLEDLREDEFKQFKWYLQQQDILEGYQSIKVSKLENAERQDTVDVMVKTYQLHGALKVTKKVLEKINRNDLVQSLPDTSSGQEESVNVNDVGETSENRGTPSSQSKDGIVPVPKPPRHISYYQQKLQPNLQNEFLCAQEGWAQNKDGRPLDDIYTDLYIKATGDVHINTQHEVRQIETVKPTDTETTITPCDMFKHPSVKKRPIRTVLTNGIAGIGKTFLVHKFVLDWAEGRANQDVHLVFPFTFRQLNLKKGEKWCLAELIHECIWETRDIKEEALNHIFTALQSSGNTNFDKSEFKLLFVLDGLDESRLDLDCSTNKNQTVKIDVTAPTSVDELLTNLIKKKLLPSARIWITTRPAAANQIHSDFVDIMTEVRGFTDPQKEEYFRKRFTDQERASRILSHIKTSRSLHIMCHIPVFCWITATVLEELIKTREGGELPKTLTEMYAEFLVFQIHRTKEKYDPEEYIQYIESLAKLAYHQLEKGNLIFYEKDLEKSGIDVSGASVCSGVFTEIFKEQRGRKDDKNKMFSFIHLSVQEFLAALHVESEVINRNKNVMFGQSIFKKVWEVFSRTSTTEVHRFAIDKALQSPIGHLDLFLRFLLGLSLQSNQDLLKDLLAQTGSSSQTNQETVNYIKKKISENMSPEKSINLFHCLNELNEHSLVEEIQQYLSSGSLSTDKLSPAQWSALGFILLSSGNNLDVFDLKKYSASDEALLRLLPVVKASKKALLSGCNLSESSCEALSSVLSSKSFSLRELDLSNNDLKDVGEKLLSTGVKSPHCTLETLRLNGCNLSERSCEDLSSVLSLESSSLRELDLSNNNLKDSGGKLLSAGLKNQCCKLETLRLSGCHLSERSCEALSSVLSSESSSLRELDLSNNKLKDSGGKLLSIGLKIPNCKLETLRLSGCNLSERSCEDLSSVLSSESSSLRELDLSNNDLKDSGVKLLSAGLESQHCKLETLSLSGCLITEEGCTFLASALSSNPSHLRVLDLTYNHPGDLGERLLSAIREDPHGRLDTLKLDHCGEQRLKPGLRKWACELTVDTNTVSTDLKLSDNNSKVTAEDGRQPYPDHPERFDYWWQLLCRDGLTGRCYWEVERSGEVRVAVSYRGIRRRGGSEDCRFGGNDQSWCLRCSDGGYSVWHNNRETDLSISSSSVSGRVAVYVDCPAGSLSFYTVSSDSLIHLHTFNTTFTETLYPGFWLGWPGSVSLCSV